DNA from Pseudocitrobacter corydidari:
AGCAACCCAGTTTGATGTGCTGATCCACATTCTCTCTTTACGCCAGGATGTTAACTTCTCTGTTGCGCAGGCGGCGGTTGAAGCCTTTGGCGACAGCATTGATGTACAGGAAGAGATCCACGGTTTCCGTTGGGTGGAAGAACGTGACCTGAGCGGCTTTGTCGATGGTACCGAAAACCCGGCGGGTGAAGAAACGCGTCGCGAAGTGGCTGTCATTAAAGACGGCGTCGATGCGGGCGGCAGCTATGTGTTTGTTCAGCGTTGGGAACATAACCTTAAACAGCTGAACCGCATGAGCATTCCGGATCAGGAAATGATGATTGGCCGCACCAAAGAAGCTAACGAAGAGATCGACGGCGACGATCGTCCGGTGACCTCTCACCTGAGCCGCGTTGACCTGAAAGAAGACGGTAAAGGGCTGAAAATTGTCCGCCAGAGCCTGCCGTACGGCACCGCCAGCGGCACCCATGGCCTCTATTTCTGCTCTTACTGCGCGCGTTTGCACAACATCGAACAGCAACTGCTGAGTATGTTCGGCGACACCGACGGTAAACGTGACGCAATGCTGCGCTTCACCAAACCGGTTACCGGCGGCTACTACTTTGCGCCGTCGCTGGATCGCTTGCTGGCACTGTAACAGTTGCCTGATGGCGCTGCGCTTATCAGGCCTACGGACCGCACGTACCTTGTAGGCCGGGTAAGGCGTCAGCCGCCACCCGGTAAAGCGCCCGCACAATGCCTGATGGCGCTGCGCTTATCAGGCCAATCTGCCCATCCCCGCACGCGCGGGGATTTTTTTTACCTGAGATTTACCCTAATTAGTGAGCTGTTCCTCAGTATTCATTTGTTTTTAATGTATTTTCATTGTTAATGGAGTGTAAGGCTCTATCTTCAAAAGGGAGAACATTGAAATGGGTAAACTCACGGGTAAAACAGCATTGATTACGGGCGCGTATCAGGGTATTGGCGAAGGCATCGCCAGAACCTTTGCTCGCCATGGCGCGAACCTGATCCTGCTGGATATTTCCGATGAGCTTGAAAAACTGGCCTACGATCTGGCCGGACGTGGCTATCGTTGTACTGTCGTGAAGGCCGACGTGCGCGATTTCGCTGCTGTTCAGGCGGCTATTGCGCAGGCCAAAGAGCGGGAAAATAAAATCGATATTCTGGTTAATAACGCGGGCGTTTGCCGCTTAGGCAGCTTCCTCGAAATGAGTGAAGAAGACCGTGATTTCCACATTGATGTGAATATCAAAGGCGTCTGGAACGTTACGCGAGCCGTATTACCGGATATGGTGGCGCGCGGCGATGGGCGCATCGTGATGATGTCTTCGGTCACGGGCGATATGGTGGCGGACCCAGGCGAAACGGCGTATGCGATGTCGAAAGCGGCGATTATTGGCTTAACCAAATCGCTGGCGGTGGAATACGCGCAGTCGGGTATTCGCGTGAACGCCATTTGCCCTGGCTATGTGCGCACGCCAATGGCGGAAAGCATCGCGCGTCAGTCGAACCCGGAAGACCCGGAATCGGTGCTGACGGAGATGGCGAAAGCCATTCCGCTGCGTCGTCTGGCGAACCCGCTGGAAGTCGGCGAACTGGCCGCATTCCTCGCCTCTGATGAGTCGAGCTACCTGACCGGCACGCAGAATGTCATCGACGGCGGTAGTACCCTGCCGGAAAGCGTCAGCGTCGGTATCTGAGTCTGACGACCCGCCTCTTCGTGTTCTGCGAAGAGGCTTTAAGCCTTATTCCCTTTTAAACTTCCAAATCACCAAACGGTATATAAAACCGTTACTCCTTTCACACCCGTTATAAATACACTGATGCTTAGAGAATCATCACACGACAAGGGTGCGGAATGGCCGTTAACTTACTGAAAAAAGGATACCTGACGCTGGCAGCTTCCATGTTGCTGGTCGCGCAGGCGCAGGCAACTGAGTTGCTGAACAGTTCTTATGACGTCTCTCGCGAGCTGTTTGCTGCCCTGAATCCGCCGTTTGAGCAACAATGGGCCAAAGATAACGGCGGCGATAAACTGACGATAAAACAATCTCATGCCGGGTCATCAAAACAGGCGCTGGCGATTTTGCAGGGCTTAAAAGCAGA
Protein-coding regions in this window:
- a CDS encoding Dyp-type peroxidase, producing the protein MSQVQSGILPEHCRAAIWIEANVKGDVNALRQSSKIFADKLAGFQAKFPDAHLGAVVAFGPKVWRDLSGGVGAEELKDFPGYGKGLAPATQFDVLIHILSLRQDVNFSVAQAAVEAFGDSIDVQEEIHGFRWVEERDLSGFVDGTENPAGEETRREVAVIKDGVDAGGSYVFVQRWEHNLKQLNRMSIPDQEMMIGRTKEANEEIDGDDRPVTSHLSRVDLKEDGKGLKIVRQSLPYGTASGTHGLYFCSYCARLHNIEQQLLSMFGDTDGKRDAMLRFTKPVTGGYYFAPSLDRLLAL
- the ucpA gene encoding SDR family oxidoreductase UcpA: MGKLTGKTALITGAYQGIGEGIARTFARHGANLILLDISDELEKLAYDLAGRGYRCTVVKADVRDFAAVQAAIAQAKERENKIDILVNNAGVCRLGSFLEMSEEDRDFHIDVNIKGVWNVTRAVLPDMVARGDGRIVMMSSVTGDMVADPGETAYAMSKAAIIGLTKSLAVEYAQSGIRVNAICPGYVRTPMAESIARQSNPEDPESVLTEMAKAIPLRRLANPLEVGELAAFLASDESSYLTGTQNVIDGGSTLPESVSVGI